The following are encoded together in the Anoplopoma fimbria isolate UVic2021 breed Golden Eagle Sablefish chromosome 13, Afim_UVic_2022, whole genome shotgun sequence genome:
- the grk5l gene encoding G protein-coupled receptor kinase 5 — MELENIVANTVLLKAREGGGGKRKGRSKKWKEILRFPHISQCTEHGIDIDRDYVSICEKQPIGRLLFRLYCETRPKLQRCIQLLDSMEDYEVTPDEKRKCRGDQIIKTFLSKHSPQRVDIAEVFADQCRENLELSPCKEIFNNCRKVVHDYLSGAPFLDYQNSMYFDRFLQWKMLERQPITKDTFRQYRVLGKGGFGEVCACQVRATGKMYACKKLEKKRIKKRKGESMALNEKQILEKVNSRFVVSLAYAYETKDALCLVLTIMNGGDLKFHTYNMGTPGFEKDRVQFYAAQICCGLEHLHREYIVYRDLKPENILLDDNGHIRISDLGLAIKVPDGELIRGRVGTVGYMAPEVINNEKYGMSPDWWGLGCLVYEMTAGRSPFRARKERVKREEVERRVQEEEEEYNDKFTEDTKAICRMLLTKDPKQRLGCLADGADGVKAHSFFKNINFKRLEAGIVEPPFVPDPRAVYCKDVLDIEQFSTVKGVNLDQTDNDFYSKFATGSVSIPWQNEMIETECFRDLNVFGPQGTRPPDLDWNQPPEPPRRSLLDRIFRRHHPEVSISHSRVQSSSVNSVDSMSNSAP; from the exons atggagcTGGAGAACATAGTAGCCAACACTGTACTGCTAAAAGCAAGAGAGG gtggaggaggaaagcGGAAAGGGAGGAGCAAAAAATGGAAGGAAATCCTTCGCTTCCCCCATATAAGCCAGTGCACTGAGCATGGAATTGACATCG ACAGGGACTATGTCAGCATCTGTGAGAAACAGCCTATCGGACGGCTACTGTTCCGTCTTTACTGTGAGACCAGACCTAAACTGCAACGATGCATCCAACTACTGGACTCAatg gAAGACTATGAGGTGACAcctgatgaaaaaagaaaatgcagaggGGACCAgatcatcaagacttttctctcaAAACAT TCACCTCAGCGTGTAGACATAGCAGAGGTTTTTGCAGACCAGTGCAGAGAGAACCTCGAGCTCAGTCCATGTAAGGAGATCTTCAACAACTGCCGCAA GGTCGTCCATGACTACCTGAGTGGAGCTCCGTTCTTGGACTACCAGAACAGCATGTACTTTGACCGATTTCTGCAGTGGAAGATGCTGGAGAG GCAACCAATCACTAAAGACACATTCAGACAGTACAGAGTGCTGGGGAAGGGAGGATTCGGAGAG GTGTGTGCCTGCCAGGTTAGAGCTACAGGGAAGATGTATGCCTGCAAGAAGCTGGAGAAGAAGAGgataaagaagaggaaaggggaGTCCATGGCTCTCAACGAGAAGCAGATTTTAGAGAAAGTCAACAGTAGATTTGTT GTGAGCTTAGCGTATGCATACGAGACCAAAGACGCTCTGTGTCTGGTGTTGACCATCATGAATGGTGGAGACCTGAAGTTTCACACCTACAACATGGGCACACCAGGCTTCGAGAAAGACAGGGTCCAGTTTTACGCCGCACAAATCTGCTGTGGACTGGAGCATTTGCACAGGGAATACATCGTCTATAG GGATTTGAAACCGGAGAATATCCTATTAGATGACAATG GACACATTCGTATTTCTGACCTGGGGCTGGCCATCAAAGTGCCTGACGGAGAACTCATCAGAGGCAGGGTTGGGACTGTGGGCTACATGG CTCCGGAGGTGATAAACAATGAAAAGTACGGCATGAGTCCTGATTGGTGGGGGCTGGGCTGCCTCGTTTACGAGATGACCGCCGGGCGATCGCCCTTCCGAGCCCGCAAAGAACGAGTGAAACGGGAGGAAGTAGAGAGGAGGgtgcaggaagaggaggaggagtataACGACAAGTTTACAGAGGACACAAAGGCCATCTGTAGAATG CTGCTGACCAAAGACCCTAAGCAGAGGCTGGGGTGCCTGGCGGACGGAGCGGACGGCGTCAAGGCCCACTCGTTCTTCAAAAACATCAACTTCAAGAGGCTGGAGGCTGGAATAGTGGAGCCTCCCTTTGTGCCTGAT CCTCGGGCAGTGTACTGTAAGGATGTTTTGGACATAGAGCAGTTCTCCACAGTGAAGGGAGTAAATTTGGACCAAACTGACAATGACTTCTACTCCAAATTTGCTACAGGCAGTGTTTCCATCCCATGGCAGAATGAG ATGATTGAAACTGAGTGTTTCAGAGATTTGAATGTGTTCGGGCCTCAGGGGACAAGACCTCCAGATCTGGACTGGAATCAGCCGCCAGAGCCGCCCAGACGCAGCCTGCTGGACAGGATCTTCAGGAGGCAT cacCCGGAGGTGTCCATTTCCCACAGCCGTGTGCAGTCTTCCAGCGTAAACTCTGTGGACTCCATGTCCAActctgccccctag
- the star gene encoding steroidogenic acute regulatory protein, mitochondrial, with the protein MLPATFKLCAGISYRHTRNMTGLRKNAIVAIHHELNRLAGPGPSNWISQVRRRSSLLSSRIEEERGYNEEEMSYVKQGEDALQKAISILSEQDGWTIETVAANGDKVLSKVLPDIGKVFKLEVMLEQHPDNLYEELVGNMEQMGEWNPNVKQVKILQKIGQDTMVTHEVAAETPGNVVGPRDFVSVRCAKRRGSTCFLAGMSTQHTKMPEQRGVVRGENGPTCIVMKPCAEDPNKTKFTWLLSIDLKGWIPKTIINKVLSQTQVDFANHLRQRMANNVSMEMAHAC; encoded by the exons ATGCTGCCTGCAACCTTCAAACTGTGTGCTGGCATCTCCTATCGGCATACGAGGAACATGACAG GTTTAAGGAAGAACGCCATTGTGGCCATTCATCATGAGCTGAACAGACTGGCAGGGCCGGGCCCCAGTAACTGGATCAGCCAGGTCCGCCGACGAAGCTCCCTCCTCA GTTCTCGGATTGAAGAAGAGCGGGGTTACAACGAGGAAGAGATGTCTTATGTGAAGCAAGGTGAGGATGCACTACAGAAGGCCATCAGCATCCTCAGCGAACAAGACGGCTGGACGATTGAAACTGTAGCC GCAAACGGAGACAAAGTCCTGAGTAAGGTGTTGCCTGACATTGGGAAGGTGTTCAAGCTGGAGGTGATGTTGGAGCAGCACCCTGACAATCTTTACGAGGAGCTGGTGGGAAATATGGAGCAAATGGGGGAGTGGAACCCTAACGTCAAACAGGTCAAG ATTCTTCAAAAGATCGGCCAGGACACAATGGTTACCCATGAGGTTGCTGCAGAGACACCCGGCAATGTGGTGGGACCGAGGGACTTTGTCAGCGTCCGCTGTGCCAAGCGCCGGGGCTCCACCTGCTTCCTGGCAGGAATGTCAACTCAGCACACGAAGATGCCTGAGCAGAGGGGTGTGGTGAG ggGGGAGAATGGGCCGACCTGCATCGTCATGAAGCCCTGTGCTGAAGACCCAAATAAGACCAAGTTCACCTGGTTACTAAGTATAGATCTAAAG GGCTGGATCCCAAAGACGATCATAAACAAAGTGCTCTCTCAGACGCAGGTGGACTTTGCCAACCACCTCAGGCAACGGATGGCTAATAATGTTTCTATGGAGATGGCTCATGCCTGCTGA